DNA from Polaribacter sp. NJDZ03:
AGAAAAATCTTTTACAACTTTAGAATTAAATTCTATTGCATTGGCTTTAGAAGCAGAAACAAGTGTTGCTTCAGATTTATCTATAAAATTACAAGGCTTTATTGGCAATCAATTGTTAATTAATACTAATTTACAAACAATTAATGTAACACCTTACTCTAGTATTTTAGACTTATCTACTACATGGGGAATCATTGGTTCTGCTGCTAATGATTGGGGTACAACTCCAGACTTACCATTCTACACAACGAGTACTGCAGGTGTTTTAGTAGCATACGTTACTTTAATTGATGGTGAAATGAAATTTAGAGAAAACAGTGATTGGATCAATAATTTTGGTGACGACGGTGCAGACGGAACTTTAGATGCTGGTGGAAGTAACATCGCTGTTGAGGCTGGTGCTTATAAAATTACCATGAACTTAAATAGCAATACCTATAAATTAGAAAAATTCTCTTTAGGTATTATTGGTTCTGCTTATAATAATTGGGGAGATACTCCAGATTTTGCTCTTACTTACGATTCTTACTCAGATCAATTTAGAGGAATTGTAAAATTATTAGATGGTGAAATGAAGTTTAGAATGAATAATGATTGGAGTACCGCTTACGGAGAAGGTGCTGCAGGATTCTTAGATGCAGCTGGTGGTAATATTGCTACTACAGCTGGTAGATATATTGTTACCGTAAACCTAAATGATTTATCTTATTCTTTAGAACCAATAGAACATATTTGGGGACTTGTTGGTTCTGCTTATAATAATTGGGGAGATACTCCAGATGCCTTGTTCTCTAGAGATTGGTCTCAACCAAATGATGATATTTGGATCCTGAATAACGTAACACTTATAGACGGTGAATATAAAATTAGATCAAATGAAGCTTGGACACTAAGTTATGGTGACGACGGTTTAGACGGAACTTTAGACGATGGCGCAAACATTCCTGCTACTGCAGGTACATATTCTTTTGTATTAAACTTTACTGATCCAGAAAACCCAACGTATACAATAAATTAATTTTTTTTAAAACTTTACAAAGACTACCCCTAAAAGCGGTAGTCTTTGTTTTTTAACACGATTACTTATGAAAAAAATTACACTACTTTTATTATTAATAACCTCTTTAAGCTATAGTCAGGTACAAAATACTACCTTTTCTGTTTCCCCTACTACTTTTAACGAGAGCGATGTTATAACCATTACGGTCTCCGGTATTACAGCTGCTTCTTGGGGAATTTCAGATATCTATTTATGGTCTTGGTCTTATGATATCAATGATGCAAACGCTATGGATTCTCCAACAAATGGAAGTTGGACGAACTCTAATGAAGCTCAAAAGCTAACAAACAATAGCAATGGTACTTATTCAATAACTTTTAAACCATCAACTTTCTATAGCAGAACTGGTTTAGGACGTATTGGTATGTTAGTTAAAGCTAAGGATGGTTCTGGAGATAAAAAAACTCAAGACCAATACTTTGAAGTTGGTGCTTATCAACTAACTTTAAATGCTCCTACAACCACTACAACAATATTAAATTCTGGAGAAACATTACCAATTGCTGCAACAACTTCGCTATCATCAAACTTTAGCTTAAAAGCAAATGGAACTGTTATTAATCAACAAAATAACACATCAACATACAACTACACTCCTACCGTTACAGAAAACACAACCTTTATTCTAGAAGCTACAAATAACGGAGAAATTAAAAGCACAACATTTAAAGTAATTGTAAAACCAACGGTTTCAGAAGCACCTGTTCCTGTAGGCATGAAAGACGGAATTAATTTAAACCCATCAGACAATTCAAAAGCTACTTTGGTTTTTTATGCTCCCGAAAAAGAGTTTATTCACCTAATTGGTAGTTTCAATAATTGGGAAATTAACAATGGCTATTTACTTAAAAAAGACAGTGCTACAGATCGTTTTTGGATTGAACTTACAAATTTAACTCCGCAAACAGATTATACATATCAATATATTATTAATGCAGACTTAAGAGTTGCAGACCCATACTCTACTGTAATTTTAGATGAATATAATGATCAATATATAAACGCAACAACTTACCCTAATTTACCAAGTTACCCTACGGGAGAAACCAACCACGCAGTTACTTTATTAAGAACTGGTAATGCAGATTATGTTTGGCAAAACACAACTTATACAAAACCGGCTAAAACAGACTTGGTTATTTATGAACTTTTAATAAGAGATTTTGATGCCTTACATTCTTATGATGCTGTAAAAGCAAGATTAGATTATTTAGAAGAATTAGGTATTAATGCCATCGAGTTTTTACCAGTTATGGAATTTGATGGCAATGAATCTTGGGGTTACAATCCTTCTTTTCACATGGCTTTAGATAAGTATTATGGAAACACTACTTCTTTTAAACAATTTATAGACGAATGCCATAAAAGAGGAATTGCAGTAATTATAGATGTTGCTTTTAATCATGCTTCTGGTCAAAATCCGTATTACAGAATGTACAATACAGATAATGGTGGTTATAGCGGACAAGCAAATTCAGATAGCCCTTTTTTCAATCCAACGGCAACACATTCGTACAGTGTTTTTAACGATTTTAATCACTCTAAACAAGCCGTAAAAGATTATGTGAAAAGAGTTTCTCAATATTGGATTGACGAATATAAAATTGATGGTTTTAGATGGGATTTAACCAAAGGATTTACTCAAAATTGTGCTTCTGGAGATGCTTGTACAAACGCATATCAGCAAGACCGAGTAGATGTTTTAAAAGAATATGCTGATGATCAATGGGAAATAGACCCTAATTTTTATATTATTTTCGAACATTTAGGAACCAACGAAGAGGAAACTGAATGGGTGAATTATAAATTAAATGAAGGAAAAGGAATTATGGTTTGGGGTAATCATAACCATCAATACAACCAAGCTACCATGGGGTTTGGAACCGAAGCCGATTTCTCTTGGATTTCTTACAAAAACAGAGGTTGGTCTGTGCCAGCAAACGTAAGCTATATGGAAAGCCATGACGAAGAGCGTTTAATGTATAAAAACCTACAATTTGGTAACGTTAGCGGAAGTTATAATGTTAAAGACTTAAATACAGCATTGGTTAGAGAAGCATTAGCAGGTGCTTTTTATTTTACAGTTCCTGGACCAAAAATGATTTGGCAATTCGGAGAATTAGGGTATGATATTTCTATAGAAGAAAATGGTAGAACAGGAAATAAACCAATTTTATGGAATTACTTAGACAATGTTAATAGAAAGAATTTAAAAGAAACTTGGTCTAAATTAATTCAATTAAAACTGAAATATGAAATTTTTGAAACTTCAAATTTCACTTTAAATGTTGGTAATGCTAACGGATTAAACACCATTCATTTATCAGATGCATCAGCGTCGGGTATACAAAACATTACTATTATCGGTAATTTTGGAGTAACTACACAGAGTATTTCTCCTGCTTTTCAACAAACAGGTACTTGGTATAATTTATTAGAAGATAACGCTACAATTTCTGTTACAAATAAAACGACTACTATTTCGTTAGCACCCGGTGAGTTTAAAGTGTATGCAAATAAACCAGCATCTCTTGCTACGGATGATTTTACGATAGACGATAAAAGTTCTATAAAACTGTATCCAAATCCGACTAAAACACACTTTGTTCTTTCTGATAAAACAAATGAAGTTACCATTTATGATATTACCGGAAAACAAGTAAAATCGTTTTCTAAAGAAGTGATAAACACCAATTATTTTGAAATATCAATGTTTAAAAAAGGTGTTTATTATATTAGAATTAAGGATGCCAAAAATGAAACTACAACTAAAAAACTGATTGTAAATTAATTTTTGATTTTAATAAACAAGAAGTTGTCTAAAAAAGTGAATTTTTGTCAATCTGAATTTATTTCAGATTCTTTTGAAGTTTGAATTTCAGAAAGTTAAGATGCTGAAACAAGTTCAGCATGACAAGGTTTATTACTTTTTAGGCAGCTTCTTATTATTTTTAAACTTTAATATATTCTAAACTCCAAACTGAGTTAAGTGATGATCTAAATGCTTGTAAAAAGAGTTATTCCATTCTACCGCAGTTAGTTTACCAAAAGAATTAGAGTCTTTACCCTCAAAATAAGTTTCTCCTAATTCTTGGGTTTTAATAACATAATTTACTAAAGTTTTCTTTTCAGCTTCAAATTCTCTAGCATCGGAAATAACAAATTGTGATGCCGTTTTTCCATTTTTAGCAAACGGTTTTTCCGACACTACAATGTTTTTAACAATCATTTTTAAAATCCATCTGGTAAAAACATTTGGTTTTGGAAACTTATCTGTAAAAACCATCTCATACGTAACAACACAATGCGCTAACATTTGAGATACAGACATTTTTCCCCAAGTTGGTTTTGATGTAGCCGATAAATTATTGATTCTTTTAATTACGTCGTTTGTAATTTCTTTCTCGAAAATATTTTTCATTTTAATGTAATATTTTAAACAATAATTCTTTTAATATATCTTTTTGAGATTGACTTGCGCCAACACCTTTACTTTTTACGTCTGCATCTCTTAAAAAAGCAATTATTTGTGCCACTTTACGCATTGGATAATTTCTAGCGGCTAAAAAATATTCATCTACAAAATAAGGATTAACACCTAATGTTTTTGCTACAGAACTTTTAGATTTGTCTTTTAAACCATGAAAAGAAAGGAGTTGTGTAAAATACCCGTTCAGTAAAGAAATGGTCATCACCAAAGGATTATTCTTTGGGTTTTCTGCAAAGTAATTTATAATTCTATTAGCTTTTACAATATCCTTCTCTCCTACTGCTTTTCGCAATTCAAAATTATTAAAATCTTTAGAAATACCAATATTGTCTTCTATATGCTTATCACTAATAATAGATTCTTTAGGCAGAATTAGCATTAATTTATCTAACTCGTTAGAAATCTTACTTAAATCTGTTCCTAAAAACTCTACTAACATCTGAGATGCTTTGGGTTCTATTTTATATTTTTTACCACTTAAAACTCTACGAATCCAATCTGAAACCTGATTCTCATACAGTTTTTTACTTTCATAAATTAAACCTGTTTTAGCAATTGCTTTGTGCAGTTTTTTACGTTTATCAAGTTTTTTATATTTATAGTTAAAAACTAAGACAGTGGTTGGTTGTGGATTCTCTGCATACGCAACTAACTTTTCTATATTTCTACTTAAATCTTGTGCTTCTTTAACAATTATCACCTGTCTTTCCGCCATCATTGGGTAACGTTTTGCAGCAGAAACAATATCTTCTATGCTTGCATCTCTACCATACATTACCTGCTGATTAAACCCTTTTTCGGCTTCCTCTAAAATATGTTCTTCTATATAGTCAGAAATTTTATCAATATAATAAGGCTCATCACCCATTAAAAAATAAATTGGCTTTATAATTCCTTTCTTTATATCTGAAACAATGTCTTTTATTTCGTTCATTTACTTACTTTTGACTGATGCAAAAACTTAACCTACCTTCTTATAATTTCAAACTCAAAAGTAGCGAAAATAAGACGCTTATTTTTGATAAATTGAGAAAAAAATATATGGTTTTAACTCCAGAGGAATGGGTACGTCAACATTATGTTTCTTTTTTAATTGAAGAAAAAAAATATCCGGTTTCTTTAATTGCTTTAGAAAAACAATTGACCATTAATAATCGTAAAAAAAGAACGGATATTTTAGTTTTTAATAAAGAAGGAAACCATGAGATTATTGTAGAGTGTAAAGCACCTTCTATAAAAATAACTCAAGATACTTTCGATCAAATTGCACGATATAATTTAAAGTTAAAAGCCAATTACTTAATTGTTACCAACGGATTAGATCACTTTTATTGTAAAATGGATTTTGAAAAAGAAACCTATATTTTTCTAAAGAACATTCCTGATTATAAATAGCAATTACCTTTCTTTTAAAAGTAAAAATATAGAATTATAAAACAAAATATTACTACTATTTAAGGAGAGAAAAATCTATATAAACGTCCTTAATTTATACTTTTATTAAGACAAATTATATAAAAAAACAACTTAT
Protein-coding regions in this window:
- a CDS encoding SusE domain-containing protein — its product is MKKIINSLFALIIVSIGFTSCEDINDRVIINPDVAATTDLIIQETTPIVLLEENQAEIALHTSWAAPDFGFNAAPTYKLLVDLATGDFSNAKTIEIGDNLEKSFTTLELNSIALALEAETSVASDLSIKLQGFIGNQLLINTNLQTINVTPYSSILDLSTTWGIIGSAANDWGTTPDLPFYTTSTAGVLVAYVTLIDGEMKFRENSDWINNFGDDGADGTLDAGGSNIAVEAGAYKITMNLNSNTYKLEKFSLGIIGSAYNNWGDTPDFALTYDSYSDQFRGIVKLLDGEMKFRMNNDWSTAYGEGAAGFLDAAGGNIATTAGRYIVTVNLNDLSYSLEPIEHIWGLVGSAYNNWGDTPDALFSRDWSQPNDDIWILNNVTLIDGEYKIRSNEAWTLSYGDDGLDGTLDDGANIPATAGTYSFVLNFTDPENPTYTIN
- a CDS encoding alpha-amylase family glycosyl hydrolase — translated: MKKITLLLLLITSLSYSQVQNTTFSVSPTTFNESDVITITVSGITAASWGISDIYLWSWSYDINDANAMDSPTNGSWTNSNEAQKLTNNSNGTYSITFKPSTFYSRTGLGRIGMLVKAKDGSGDKKTQDQYFEVGAYQLTLNAPTTTTTILNSGETLPIAATTSLSSNFSLKANGTVINQQNNTSTYNYTPTVTENTTFILEATNNGEIKSTTFKVIVKPTVSEAPVPVGMKDGINLNPSDNSKATLVFYAPEKEFIHLIGSFNNWEINNGYLLKKDSATDRFWIELTNLTPQTDYTYQYIINADLRVADPYSTVILDEYNDQYINATTYPNLPSYPTGETNHAVTLLRTGNADYVWQNTTYTKPAKTDLVIYELLIRDFDALHSYDAVKARLDYLEELGINAIEFLPVMEFDGNESWGYNPSFHMALDKYYGNTTSFKQFIDECHKRGIAVIIDVAFNHASGQNPYYRMYNTDNGGYSGQANSDSPFFNPTATHSYSVFNDFNHSKQAVKDYVKRVSQYWIDEYKIDGFRWDLTKGFTQNCASGDACTNAYQQDRVDVLKEYADDQWEIDPNFYIIFEHLGTNEEETEWVNYKLNEGKGIMVWGNHNHQYNQATMGFGTEADFSWISYKNRGWSVPANVSYMESHDEERLMYKNLQFGNVSGSYNVKDLNTALVREALAGAFYFTVPGPKMIWQFGELGYDISIEENGRTGNKPILWNYLDNVNRKNLKETWSKLIQLKLKYEIFETSNFTLNVGNANGLNTIHLSDASASGIQNITIIGNFGVTTQSISPAFQQTGTWYNLLEDNATISVTNKTTTISLAPGEFKVYANKPASLATDDFTIDDKSSIKLYPNPTKTHFVLSDKTNEVTIYDITGKQVKSFSKEVINTNYFEISMFKKGVYYIRIKDAKNETTTKKLIVN
- a CDS encoding DUF1569 domain-containing protein — encoded protein: MKNIFEKEITNDVIKRINNLSATSKPTWGKMSVSQMLAHCVVTYEMVFTDKFPKPNVFTRWILKMIVKNIVVSEKPFAKNGKTASQFVISDAREFEAEKKTLVNYVIKTQELGETYFEGKDSNSFGKLTAVEWNNSFYKHLDHHLTQFGV
- the holA gene encoding DNA polymerase III subunit delta; translation: MNEIKDIVSDIKKGIIKPIYFLMGDEPYYIDKISDYIEEHILEEAEKGFNQQVMYGRDASIEDIVSAAKRYPMMAERQVIIVKEAQDLSRNIEKLVAYAENPQPTTVLVFNYKYKKLDKRKKLHKAIAKTGLIYESKKLYENQVSDWIRRVLSGKKYKIEPKASQMLVEFLGTDLSKISNELDKLMLILPKESIISDKHIEDNIGISKDFNNFELRKAVGEKDIVKANRIINYFAENPKNNPLVMTISLLNGYFTQLLSFHGLKDKSKSSVAKTLGVNPYFVDEYFLAARNYPMRKVAQIIAFLRDADVKSKGVGASQSQKDILKELLFKILH
- a CDS encoding type I restriction enzyme HsdR N-terminal domain-containing protein, which encodes MQKLNLPSYNFKLKSSENKTLIFDKLRKKYMVLTPEEWVRQHYVSFLIEEKKYPVSLIALEKQLTINNRKKRTDILVFNKEGNHEIIVECKAPSIKITQDTFDQIARYNLKLKANYLIVTNGLDHFYCKMDFEKETYIFLKNIPDYK